The nucleotide window TCGCTGCTCATAACGCACTCCCCTTTAGGCCCGACCCGGGCACCCGCTGTCCGTCTTCGTAGCGATATACGCCGTGCCCGGTCTTACGGCCGAGGCGTCCCGCGGACACCATCTTGATGATCAACGGACACGGACGAAACTTGTCGCCGAGCGTCTGATGGAGATACCTCAGCACAGACAGCCGCGTGTCCCAGCCGGTGAGGTCGCCGAGTTCCAGCGGCCCCATGGGATGATTGAAGCCGAGGCGCAGCGCCGTGTCGATGTCCTCCGCGCTGGCCGCGCCTTCCTGCAACATCCACATCGCCTCGTTGCCGGCGAGCGCCGACATGCGGCTCGTCGTCAAACCCGGCGACTCATTGACGATGATCGACGTCTTGCCGATCGCGTCGGAATACTCGCGGGTCAGCGCGACGGTTTCGTCGCTCGTAGCGAGGCCGCGCACCAGTTCGACCAGCTTCATCTTGTGCACGGGGTTGAAGAAATGCATGCCGATCACGCGTTCGGGATGCGCCACCGCCGTGGCGATCTCGGTCACGCTGAGCGCCGAGGTGTTGGTCGCGAACAGCGCGCCGTCGGCCATCACGTCAGCCGCATGCGCGACCACCGCCTGCTTGACCGCGAGCTTCTCCGACACGGTTTCGATCAGAAGATCCGCGCCGTTCGCCGCCGCGGCGAGATC belongs to Paraburkholderia aromaticivorans and includes:
- a CDS encoding 3-hydroxyacyl-CoA dehydrogenase → MILKNRKVVVVGAGLMGTGIAHAFASSGFSTALVDTDENALERAHKGIGKILDDGVRLGKFQVTAADAAKARLAIKTDLAAAANGADLLIETVSEKLAVKQAVVAHAADVMADGALFATNTSALSVTEIATAVAHPERVIGMHFFNPVHKMKLVELVRGLATSDETVALTREYSDAIGKTSIIVNESPGLTTSRMSALAGNEAMWMLQEGAASAEDIDTALRLGFNHPMGPLELGDLTGWDTRLSVLRYLHQTLGDKFRPCPLIIKMVSAGRLGRKTGHGVYRYEDGQRVPGSGLKGSAL